From Phycodurus eques isolate BA_2022a chromosome 13, UOR_Pequ_1.1, whole genome shotgun sequence, a single genomic window includes:
- the LOC133411273 gene encoding neurabin-1-like isoform X3 encodes MGFHSLMMRTDHKGRSASPHRISYESDFHAIKCSFDSGTGLKHGSKKASSRCSSLHQASLPSSLSDPLVSLPSIGQGRTHSTRGTKIRDNIFLQMDSHQLRQNCGSVQCSGSAAALLPLHNPNLQLQMSPFSAARHLVTGSVQSTVASISTPETFLQDKPDRSEEIKDIDRAALAQKFSVTRKLFETKVTGAASRRQVSKCPLSKDEKDCFDDYKCTKEPLINMSFPKTSLTTNLNSLMSDVLSGESTKSLSSAEEHGHSPAGEWKEEKEPERATLDSSMTAEEPLRAQLVHVKSSESDESEGKDKEWVVCKGEDFMGDTVHVEDLVDDVFEDPSVETLHPYLVELNARGCRSITDKYEQVNEQFWEEPSQLTDEPREKHYDMGEVLPENSEKEDVNKTCRQIAVEKEAGVTPEMEECANTEPQEEERREERSEGIVDINGSKEALHCRIVNKCLKEESCVEHTTSQGQVLENSLHTGNRCSLEYEEIPGIPKLSDEDDDDDAAEDLKRTVRFSSAPIKVYSTYCNSEYDRCNEDIDPVSASAEYELEKRVDRMEVFEVEIEKGDDGLGISIIGMGVGADQGLEKLGIFVKTVTEGGATHQDGRIRVNDQIVEVDGLSLVGVSQLFAATVLKNTSGLVKFLIGRDKEGVESEVARLVNESLEMEKASQKSPRTSGELETDVSMSEAMSVPEDEDEEDEMSVLSCLDNDQLYLKYQKLQSKLQRRTAQLQSAREKLKAYEEERASWESQKAQLEQKVEDGEEKADKLEKYWQEAQTLCRVVSQRLADAQSQSDSLEIKYGKAKRLVREYQSREEDADSREAELRQEMEERDKKHRETIERLQLQLERKEPATTGKSVSVDPPVPDPEWYIAVPDTERLDCSAHTARSQLAQNFKRHPPSRDKLRESLRKEEEGQKPQESQSQSEGVVQRSSEVELSNSSSFSVESPATASVFTPPLYIADSTTIITLPIKSSTSRKSKRKIPDFSGLRKSLSKRKSEKLQRRSMNSRASCGDLVDEPAEVSPSGSVTSMPSCLPFTWFGERGREKEVEGERAKGNREKLRSVSSSSLPYMTTSGRRDQSVGSRMDSFSMGGHGSNHSLSGHSHTLTFSSTETLDDNPMTTTLCRANNNQWQSQPVLEWSSHQVCLWLLAMNMEQYMSDFSARGVDGAQLLNMDTDKLKVMGVCQSDRASLKKKLKEMKKREEKEERGREKRHKESSKRKEKNFESNGVVIENTSAVESRHSGRIARTESLL; translated from the exons A TGGGCTTCCATTCTCTCATGATGCGGACAGACCACAAAGGCCGAAGTGCCTCTCCTCACAGGATTTCATATGAGTCTGACTTCCATGCCATTAAATGCTCATTTGACAGCGGCACCGGCCTCAAGCACGGCTCCAAGAAAGCCTCTTCCCGGTGTTCTTCATTGCACCAGGCAAGCCTACCAAGCAGCCTCTCAGATCCCCTCGTGTCCCTCCCGAGCATTGGCCAAGGGAGAACCCACAGCACCAGAGGGACTAAAATTAGGGACAACATCTTCCTCCAAATGGACAGCCATCAGTTGAGACAAAACTGTGGCTCAGTGCAATGTAGTGGTAGTGCAGCGGCCCTCCTTCCTCTTCACAATCCCAACCTGCAGCTCCAAATGTCACCGTTTTCCGCTGCCAGACATTTGGTCACGGGCTCCGTTCAAAGCACCGTCGCCAGCATTTCAACGCCTGAAACCTTCTTACAAGATAAACCAGACAGATCAGAGGAGATAAAGGATATAGACAGGGCTGCTTTAGCGCAAAAGTTCTCTGTGACCAGGAAGTTGTTTGAGACTAAAGTGACAGGGGCTGCCAGTCGAAGGCAGGTGTCAAAATGTCCTCTGAGCAAAGACGAAAAGGACTGCTTCGATGACTACAAATGCACAAAAGAACCGCTCATAAATATGTCCTTTCCAAAGACCTCTTTAACAACAAACCTTAATTCTCTTATGTCAGATGTCCTCAGTGGGGAATCAACTAAATCTCTCTCTAGCGCAGAGGAGCATGGGCACTCCCCAGCAGGCGAATGGAAGGAAGAAAAGGAGCCCGAAAGAGCCACTCTTGACTCTAGCATGACCGCTGAGGAGCCACTCAGGGCACAGCTCGTCCATGTGAAATCATCAGAGAGTGATGAAAGCGAGGGGAAGGATAAAGAATGGGTTGTATGTAAGGGAGAGGATTTTATGGGCGACACTGTGCATGTTGAAGACCTGGTGGATGATGTTTTTGAAGATCCCAGTGTGGAAACGCTACATCCTTACTTGGTGGAACTAAACGCAAGAGGCTGTAGATCCATAACAGACAAGTATGAGCAGGTGAATGAACAATTCTGGGAGGAGCCAAGCCAACTTACTGACGAGCCGAGAGAGAAGCACTACGACATGGGTGAAGTTTTGCCAGAAAATTCAGAAAAAGAGGATGTTAACAAGACTTGCAGACAAATTGCAGTGGAAAAGGAAGCTGGTGTGACACCTGAGATGGAGGAATGTGCCAATACAGAGCCAcaggaagaggagaggagagaagaaAGGAGCGAGGGAATAGTTGACATAAACGGAAGCAAAGAGGCACTTCATTGCAGGATTGTGAACAAATGTTTAAAGGAGGAGTCCTGTGTGGAGCATACAACATCTCAAGGACAAGTTCTGGAAAACTCTCTGCACACGGGAAACCGGTGTTCATTGGAATATGAAGAAATTCCCGGCATTCCTAAACTGTCTgacgaggatgatgatgatgatgctgcaGAAGACCTAAAGAGAACGGTCCGTTTCTCCTCGGCACCAATCAAG GTGTATAGCACCTACTGTAACTCAGAGTACGACAGATGCAATGAAGATATTGACCCAGTGTCTGCCTCGGCCGAGTATGAACTGGAGAAGAGAGTGGACAGGATGGAAGTTTTTGAAGTGGAGATTGAAAAGG GAGATGATGGGCTGGGCATCAGTATCATCGGAATGGGGGTAGGAGCGGACCAGGGCCTGGAGAAACTAGGAATCTTTGTCAAGACAGTCACTGAAGGTGGAGCAACACATCAGGATGGAAG GATTCGGGTGAATGACCAGATAGTGGAGGTGGATGGCTTGAGTTTGGTTGGAGTCTCTCAGCTGTTTGCAGCAACAGTGCTCAAGAATACATCAGGCCTGGTCAA GTTTCTGATTGGCCGAGACAAGGAGGGGGTGGAGAGTGAGGTGGCACGCTTAGTCAACGAAAGCCTGGAAATGGAGAAAGCGTCTCAAAAG AGTCCAAGGACAAGTGGGGAATTAGAAACTGATGTTAGCATGTCAGAGGCTATGTCAGTACCcgaggatgaagatgaagaggacGAAATGTCTGTACTTTCTTGTCTGGATAACGACCAACTGTACCTCAAATACCAGAAG CTTCAATCCAAACTGCAAAGAAGAACAGCCCAGCTTCAAAGTGCTAGAGAGAAG TTGAAGGCATATGAGGAGGAGCGGGCGAGCTGGGAGAGCCAGAAGGCACAGCTGGAACAAAAAGTGGAGGATGGAGAAGAGAAAGCTGACAAGCTGGAGAA GTATTGGCAAGAGGCCCAGACACTGTGCAGGGTGGTGAGCCAACGACTGGCTGATGCCCAGAGCCAATCAGACAGCCTGGAAATCAAGTATGGCAAGGCCAAGAGACTGGTCAGAGAGTACCAGAGCAG AGAGGAGGACGCAGACAGCAGGGAAGCAGAATTGCGTCAAGAAATGGAAGAGAGAGACAAGAAGCACAGGGAGACCATTGAAAGGCTTCAACTTCAG CTGGAGAGAAAAGAACCAGCAACAACAGGGAAGTCTGTCTCTGTGGACCCACCAGTGCCAG ATCCAGAATGGTACATTGCCGTTCCTGACACAGAACGACTGGACTGCAGTGCACACACAGCTCGAAGTCAGCTGGCCCAGAATTTCAAACGTCATCCACCTTCACGAGACAAACTCAGGGAGAGCCTTAGAAAAGAG GAAGAAGGTCAAAAGCCACAGGAGAGCCAATCACAGTCCGAAGGGGTTGTACAGAGGAGCAGCGAAGTTGAACTTTCCAATTCTTCCTCTTTCTCAGTCGAAAGCCCTGCCACAGCATCTGTCTTCACACCCCCACTCTACATCGCTGACAGCACCACCATCATCACCCTGCCAATCAAATCCTCCACATCCAGGAAATCCAAAAGAAAAATCCCTGACTTCAG TGGCCTTCGTAAGTCTCTAAGCAAGAGGAAGAGTGAAAAACTGCAGAGAAGGTCCATGAACAGCAG GGCGTCTTGTGGTGACCTGGTGGACGAGCCGGCTGAAGTTTCTCCATCAGGCTCTGTGACCTCCATGCCCTCGTGCTTGCCCTTCACCTGGTTTGGAGAGCGAGGGAGGGAGAAAGAGGTGGAGGGGGAGAGGGCAAAAGGGAACAGGGAGAAGCTGCGGTCTGTATCCAGCAGCAGTTTGCCTTACATGACCACCTCTGGGAGAAGAGATCAG AGTGTTGGCTCTCGAATGGATAGCTTCAGCATGGGGGGTCACGGCTCTAATCACTCTCTCTCTGGACACTCACACACTTTGACCTTTTCTTCCACGGAG ACCTTGGACGACAACCCTATGACGACAACCCTATGCCGGGCTAACAACAACCAATGGCAAAGTCAACCTGTGTTGGAGTGGAGCAGCCATCAGGTGTGTCTGTGGTTGCTGGCCATGAACATGGAGCAATACATGAGCGACTTTTCAGCCAGAGGTGTAGACGGGGCACAGCTGCTCAACATGGACACCGACAAACTCAAG GTCATGGGCGTGTGTCAAAGTGACCGAGCTTCTCTAAAGAAGAAGCTGAAGGAGATGAAGAAACGAGAGGAAAAAGAAGAGCGGGGAAGGGAAAAAAGGCACAAGGAGTCATCCAAGCGAAAAGAGAAGAATTTTGAGAGTAATGGTGTGGTGATAGAGAACACATCTGCAGTGGAGTCACGACATAGTGGAAGAATTGCCAGAACTGAGTCACTCCTCTAG
- the LOC133411273 gene encoding neurabin-1-like isoform X2: MGFHSLMMRTDHKGRSASPHRISYESDFHAIKCSFDSGTGLKHGSKKASSRCSSLHQASLPSSLSDPLVSLPSIGQGRTHSTRGTKIRDNIFLQMDSHQLRQNCGSVQCSGSAAALLPLHNPNLQLQMSPFSAARHLVTGSVQSTVASISTPETFLQDKPDRSEEIKDIDRAALAQKFSVTRKLFETKVTGAASRRQVSKCPLSKDEKDCFDDYKCTKEPLINMSFPKTSLTTNLNSLMSDVLSGESTKSLSSAEEHGHSPAGEWKEEKEPERATLDSSMTAEEPLRAQLVHVKSSESDESEGKDKEWVVCKGEDFMGDTVHVEDLVDDVFEDPSVETLHPYLVELNARGCRSITDKYEQVNEQFWEEPSQLTDEPREKHYDMGEVLPENSEKEDVNKTCRQIAVEKEAGVTPEMEECANTEPQEEERREERSEGIVDINGSKEALHCRIVNKCLKEESCVEHTTSQGQVLENSLHTGNRCSLEYEEIPGIPKLSDEDDDDDAAEDLKRTVRFSSAPIKVYSTYCNSEYDRCNEDIDPVSASAEYELEKRVDRMEVFEVEIEKGDDGLGISIIGMGVGADQGLEKLGIFVKTVTEGGATHQDGRIRVNDQIVEVDGLSLVGVSQLFAATVLKNTSGLVKFLIGRDKEGVESEVARLVNESLEMEKASQKSPRTSGELETDVSMSEAMSVPEDEDEEDEMSVLSCLDNDQLYLKYQKLQSKLQRRTAQLQSAREKLKAYEEERASWESQKAQLEQKVEDGEEKADKLEKYWQEAQTLCRVVSQRLADAQSQSDSLEIKYGKAKRLVREYQSREEDADSREAELRQEMEERDKKHRETIERLQLQLERKEPATTGKSVSVDPPVPDPEWYIAVPDTERLDCSAHTARSQLAQNFKRHPPSRDKLRESLRKEQEEGQKPQESQSQSEGVVQRSSEVELSNSSSFSVESPATASVFTPPLYIADSTTIITLPIKSSTSRKSKRKIPDFSGLRKSLSKRKSEKLQRRSMNSRASCGDLVDEPAEVSPSGSVTSMPSCLPFTWFGERGREKEVEGERAKGNREKLRSVSSSSLPYMTTSGRRDQSVGSRMDSFSMGGHGSNHSLSGHSHTLTFSSTETLDDNPMTTTLCRANNNQWQSQPVLEWSSHQVCLWLLAMNMEQYMSDFSARGVDGAQLLNMDTDKLKVMGVCQSDRASLKKKLKEMKKREEKEERGREKRHKESSKRKEKNFESNGVVIENTSAVESRHSGRIARTESLL; encoded by the exons A TGGGCTTCCATTCTCTCATGATGCGGACAGACCACAAAGGCCGAAGTGCCTCTCCTCACAGGATTTCATATGAGTCTGACTTCCATGCCATTAAATGCTCATTTGACAGCGGCACCGGCCTCAAGCACGGCTCCAAGAAAGCCTCTTCCCGGTGTTCTTCATTGCACCAGGCAAGCCTACCAAGCAGCCTCTCAGATCCCCTCGTGTCCCTCCCGAGCATTGGCCAAGGGAGAACCCACAGCACCAGAGGGACTAAAATTAGGGACAACATCTTCCTCCAAATGGACAGCCATCAGTTGAGACAAAACTGTGGCTCAGTGCAATGTAGTGGTAGTGCAGCGGCCCTCCTTCCTCTTCACAATCCCAACCTGCAGCTCCAAATGTCACCGTTTTCCGCTGCCAGACATTTGGTCACGGGCTCCGTTCAAAGCACCGTCGCCAGCATTTCAACGCCTGAAACCTTCTTACAAGATAAACCAGACAGATCAGAGGAGATAAAGGATATAGACAGGGCTGCTTTAGCGCAAAAGTTCTCTGTGACCAGGAAGTTGTTTGAGACTAAAGTGACAGGGGCTGCCAGTCGAAGGCAGGTGTCAAAATGTCCTCTGAGCAAAGACGAAAAGGACTGCTTCGATGACTACAAATGCACAAAAGAACCGCTCATAAATATGTCCTTTCCAAAGACCTCTTTAACAACAAACCTTAATTCTCTTATGTCAGATGTCCTCAGTGGGGAATCAACTAAATCTCTCTCTAGCGCAGAGGAGCATGGGCACTCCCCAGCAGGCGAATGGAAGGAAGAAAAGGAGCCCGAAAGAGCCACTCTTGACTCTAGCATGACCGCTGAGGAGCCACTCAGGGCACAGCTCGTCCATGTGAAATCATCAGAGAGTGATGAAAGCGAGGGGAAGGATAAAGAATGGGTTGTATGTAAGGGAGAGGATTTTATGGGCGACACTGTGCATGTTGAAGACCTGGTGGATGATGTTTTTGAAGATCCCAGTGTGGAAACGCTACATCCTTACTTGGTGGAACTAAACGCAAGAGGCTGTAGATCCATAACAGACAAGTATGAGCAGGTGAATGAACAATTCTGGGAGGAGCCAAGCCAACTTACTGACGAGCCGAGAGAGAAGCACTACGACATGGGTGAAGTTTTGCCAGAAAATTCAGAAAAAGAGGATGTTAACAAGACTTGCAGACAAATTGCAGTGGAAAAGGAAGCTGGTGTGACACCTGAGATGGAGGAATGTGCCAATACAGAGCCAcaggaagaggagaggagagaagaaAGGAGCGAGGGAATAGTTGACATAAACGGAAGCAAAGAGGCACTTCATTGCAGGATTGTGAACAAATGTTTAAAGGAGGAGTCCTGTGTGGAGCATACAACATCTCAAGGACAAGTTCTGGAAAACTCTCTGCACACGGGAAACCGGTGTTCATTGGAATATGAAGAAATTCCCGGCATTCCTAAACTGTCTgacgaggatgatgatgatgatgctgcaGAAGACCTAAAGAGAACGGTCCGTTTCTCCTCGGCACCAATCAAG GTGTATAGCACCTACTGTAACTCAGAGTACGACAGATGCAATGAAGATATTGACCCAGTGTCTGCCTCGGCCGAGTATGAACTGGAGAAGAGAGTGGACAGGATGGAAGTTTTTGAAGTGGAGATTGAAAAGG GAGATGATGGGCTGGGCATCAGTATCATCGGAATGGGGGTAGGAGCGGACCAGGGCCTGGAGAAACTAGGAATCTTTGTCAAGACAGTCACTGAAGGTGGAGCAACACATCAGGATGGAAG GATTCGGGTGAATGACCAGATAGTGGAGGTGGATGGCTTGAGTTTGGTTGGAGTCTCTCAGCTGTTTGCAGCAACAGTGCTCAAGAATACATCAGGCCTGGTCAA GTTTCTGATTGGCCGAGACAAGGAGGGGGTGGAGAGTGAGGTGGCACGCTTAGTCAACGAAAGCCTGGAAATGGAGAAAGCGTCTCAAAAG AGTCCAAGGACAAGTGGGGAATTAGAAACTGATGTTAGCATGTCAGAGGCTATGTCAGTACCcgaggatgaagatgaagaggacGAAATGTCTGTACTTTCTTGTCTGGATAACGACCAACTGTACCTCAAATACCAGAAG CTTCAATCCAAACTGCAAAGAAGAACAGCCCAGCTTCAAAGTGCTAGAGAGAAG TTGAAGGCATATGAGGAGGAGCGGGCGAGCTGGGAGAGCCAGAAGGCACAGCTGGAACAAAAAGTGGAGGATGGAGAAGAGAAAGCTGACAAGCTGGAGAA GTATTGGCAAGAGGCCCAGACACTGTGCAGGGTGGTGAGCCAACGACTGGCTGATGCCCAGAGCCAATCAGACAGCCTGGAAATCAAGTATGGCAAGGCCAAGAGACTGGTCAGAGAGTACCAGAGCAG AGAGGAGGACGCAGACAGCAGGGAAGCAGAATTGCGTCAAGAAATGGAAGAGAGAGACAAGAAGCACAGGGAGACCATTGAAAGGCTTCAACTTCAG CTGGAGAGAAAAGAACCAGCAACAACAGGGAAGTCTGTCTCTGTGGACCCACCAGTGCCAG ATCCAGAATGGTACATTGCCGTTCCTGACACAGAACGACTGGACTGCAGTGCACACACAGCTCGAAGTCAGCTGGCCCAGAATTTCAAACGTCATCCACCTTCACGAGACAAACTCAGGGAGAGCCTTAGAAAAGAG CAGGAAGAAGGTCAAAAGCCACAGGAGAGCCAATCACAGTCCGAAGGGGTTGTACAGAGGAGCAGCGAAGTTGAACTTTCCAATTCTTCCTCTTTCTCAGTCGAAAGCCCTGCCACAGCATCTGTCTTCACACCCCCACTCTACATCGCTGACAGCACCACCATCATCACCCTGCCAATCAAATCCTCCACATCCAGGAAATCCAAAAGAAAAATCCCTGACTTCAG TGGCCTTCGTAAGTCTCTAAGCAAGAGGAAGAGTGAAAAACTGCAGAGAAGGTCCATGAACAGCAG GGCGTCTTGTGGTGACCTGGTGGACGAGCCGGCTGAAGTTTCTCCATCAGGCTCTGTGACCTCCATGCCCTCGTGCTTGCCCTTCACCTGGTTTGGAGAGCGAGGGAGGGAGAAAGAGGTGGAGGGGGAGAGGGCAAAAGGGAACAGGGAGAAGCTGCGGTCTGTATCCAGCAGCAGTTTGCCTTACATGACCACCTCTGGGAGAAGAGATCAG AGTGTTGGCTCTCGAATGGATAGCTTCAGCATGGGGGGTCACGGCTCTAATCACTCTCTCTCTGGACACTCACACACTTTGACCTTTTCTTCCACGGAG ACCTTGGACGACAACCCTATGACGACAACCCTATGCCGGGCTAACAACAACCAATGGCAAAGTCAACCTGTGTTGGAGTGGAGCAGCCATCAGGTGTGTCTGTGGTTGCTGGCCATGAACATGGAGCAATACATGAGCGACTTTTCAGCCAGAGGTGTAGACGGGGCACAGCTGCTCAACATGGACACCGACAAACTCAAG GTCATGGGCGTGTGTCAAAGTGACCGAGCTTCTCTAAAGAAGAAGCTGAAGGAGATGAAGAAACGAGAGGAAAAAGAAGAGCGGGGAAGGGAAAAAAGGCACAAGGAGTCATCCAAGCGAAAAGAGAAGAATTTTGAGAGTAATGGTGTGGTGATAGAGAACACATCTGCAGTGGAGTCACGACATAGTGGAAGAATTGCCAGAACTGAGTCACTCCTCTAG